One window of the Triticum dicoccoides isolate Atlit2015 ecotype Zavitan chromosome 3B, WEW_v2.0, whole genome shotgun sequence genome contains the following:
- the LOC119280671 gene encoding flavonoid O-methyltransferase-like protein Os11g0303600 has protein sequence MAAKSSQTMTIPTDAELVQAQADLWRHSLSYLTPMALSCAIQLGIPTAIHRLGGAASLPDLVTTLSLPPSKAPFLCRLLRLLSTTGVLVSNEAGIYSLVPLSYLLVDGVRIDGDASQTALVLAVTSRHYMEAAMGLADWFKKDIAQPVASPFEEVHGASLFEESMAVLDPECDKLFNEALAAHDYMGIGTILRECHGLFNGLQSLTDCCGGDGTTARSIVKAYPHIKCNVLDLPKVVDKASSDGSVNYVSGDMFHSIPPAQAVMLKLVLHFWGDEDCINILAQCKKAIPSREAGGKVIIIDIVVDSSSGQMFETQLLMDVAMMVYTRGRQRDENEWSSIFAKAGFSDYKIVKKLGVRGVIEVYP, from the exons ATGGCAGCGAAGTCTTCACAGACCATGACAATCCCCACCGACGCTGAGCTGGTCCAGGCGCAGGCTGATCTTTGGCGCCACAGCCTCAGCTACCTCACACCAATGGCGCTCAGTTGCGCCATCCAGCTCGGCATCCCTACCGCGATCCATCGTCTTGGCGGTGCCGCGTCATTGCCGGACCTGGTCACCACGCTGTCCCTCCCGCCATCCAAGGCGCCGTTCCTCTGCCGCCTCTTGCGGCTGTTGTCCACGACGGGGGTGCTCGTGTCAAACGAGGCTGGGATCTACAGCCTTGTCCCACTGTCCTACCTCCTCGTGGACGGTGTACGCATCGACGGTGATGCTAGTCAGACGGCTCTTGTGCTCGCCGTGACCTCCCGGCATTATATGGAGGCGGCCATGGGGCTGGCCGACTGGTTCAAGAAGGATATCGCGCAGCCCGTGGCGTCACCATTCGAGGAAGTGCACGGCGCGTCACTCTTTGAGGAGAGTATGGCAGTCCTCGACCCAGAGTGTGACAAGTTGTTCAATGAAGCTTTAGCTGCCCATGATTATATGGGAATTGGTACAATATTGCGGGAATGTCATGGCCTATTCAATGGCTTGCAGTCGCTCACAGACTGTTGTGGTGGTGATGGGACGACAGCCAGGTCCATCGTTAAGGCCTACCCACATATAAAGTGCAATGTGTTGGACCTTCCAAAGGTGGTTGATAAAGCTTCGAGCGATGGTTCCGTTAACTATGTTTCCGGTGACATGTTCCATTCCATCCCACCTGCTCAAGCTGTAATGCTCAAG CTTGTTCTACACTTCTGGGGTGATGAGGACTGCATCAATATCCTAGCCCAATGCAAGAAGGCCATTCCTTCCCGAGAAGCAGGAGGAAAAGTGATTATCATAGACATTGTGGTTGACTCTTCTTCAGGACAGATGTTCGAAACCCAACTGCTGATGGATGTGGCAATGATGGTATATACCAGGGGACGACAGCGGGATGAAAATGAATGGAGTTCCATCTTTGCGAAAGCAGGGTTTAGCGACTACAAAATTGTCAAGAAACTTGGAGTTCGGGGTGTCATCGAGGTCTATCCATAA